The Helicobacter pylori genome includes a window with the following:
- a CDS encoding heavy metal translocating P-type ATPase, which produces MKCSHCQLEFKESELFKEVIHHKELHFCCAGCARVYALLLDLNLESFYDKLNDSTLAPVTPQDSMSALELEQALEENNKGELILNLLLEKTHCNACLWLNQKVLERLKGVKKVSVNFTTHHLQIVFDKSLNPKEIVQKIESLGYGAKIYNAKNYALKAQKEQRSYLLTLSVGFFATMNLMFIAIAKYASYGSASYGIGMDRLMQRNLDLVSLFLSLLVLVVVGRFFIKGAFYGLKNGVLGMDLSVSFGALSAFVYSIYAMLVSQETYFEASSTILTLVFGSKFLELKARLFANEKCLSLESHEIHSVIVVENGKQIEKHPKDVAIGSVVWVPSGAKIALDGTLLNHASVDASLISGEFKPLELGVNDPILGGYVNAGVPFSYQVSANFQNSRLSGLLETLKKSFLEKPLIESSANKIADIFSKAVLFLAFISFLLWQFGLGGDFEKALMVCISVLVISCPCAFALATPIALVIGVFKNPLIVFKEALFLETLAKVKKIFIDKTGTLTQKEVLLKEKIIYEEFDERLLKSLLKTREHLAHSAILKSLNSDEVNLEKIEFFAHGLKASYCNETLLVGSLKFLNAMGVNIRAKESANIMVGFAKNKTLCALFILEERLKNNAKEVIQALQNQGLELEILSGDNESSVKECAKKLGISKYHAHLTPEDKAQTISSYKGVCAMVGDGNNDALALKQASVSLGFEKSALSKSACDILLLEEDLSLLKKAFCNAQKVYQVVLQNIVLSLIYNAILIPVAMLGYINPLIASLSMSASSLLVVLNSLRLKRS; this is translated from the coding sequence ATGAAATGTTCGCATTGCCAGTTGGAATTTAAAGAAAGTGAGCTTTTTAAAGAGGTGATCCATCATAAAGAATTGCATTTTTGCTGTGCAGGGTGCGCTAGGGTGTATGCGTTATTGTTGGATTTGAATTTAGAGAGCTTTTATGACAAATTAAATGATTCCACTTTAGCCCCTGTAACGCCCCAAGATTCAATGAGCGCTTTGGAATTAGAACAGGCCCTTGAAGAAAATAATAAGGGCGAATTAATTCTTAATCTTTTGTTAGAAAAAACGCATTGTAACGCTTGCTTGTGGCTCAATCAAAAGGTTTTAGAGCGCTTAAAGGGGGTTAAAAAAGTGAGCGTGAATTTCACTACCCACCATTTACAAATCGTGTTTGACAAGTCTTTAAACCCTAAAGAGATCGTTCAAAAAATTGAGAGTTTGGGCTATGGGGCTAAAATTTATAACGCAAAAAATTACGCTCTAAAAGCCCAAAAAGAGCAGCGCTCCTATTTACTCACTTTAAGCGTGGGGTTTTTTGCCACCATGAATTTGATGTTTATTGCAATTGCCAAATACGCGAGTTATGGTAGCGCGAGTTATGGCATTGGCATGGATAGGCTTATGCAAAGGAATTTGGATCTCGTATCGCTTTTTTTAAGCTTGTTGGTGCTAGTGGTTGTGGGGCGTTTTTTCATTAAAGGGGCGTTTTATGGGCTAAAAAATGGCGTTTTGGGCATGGATTTGAGCGTGTCTTTTGGCGCGTTATCGGCGTTTGTTTATTCTATTTATGCCATGTTGGTGTCCCAAGAGACTTATTTTGAAGCGAGCAGCACGATTTTAACGCTTGTTTTTGGCTCTAAGTTTTTGGAATTAAAGGCTAGGCTGTTTGCGAATGAAAAATGTCTGTCTCTAGAATCGCATGAAATCCATAGCGTGATCGTTGTAGAAAATGGCAAGCAGATAGAAAAACACCCTAAAGATGTGGCGATAGGCTCTGTTGTTTGGGTGCCAAGCGGGGCTAAAATCGCTTTAGATGGCACGCTTTTAAATCATGCGAGCGTGGATGCGTCTTTGATCAGTGGGGAGTTTAAGCCTTTGGAATTGGGGGTTAATGATCCAATTTTAGGGGGTTATGTGAATGCGGGCGTGCCTTTTAGCTATCAAGTGAGCGCTAATTTCCAAAACTCACGCCTTTCTGGTTTGTTAGAAACTTTAAAAAAGAGTTTTTTAGAAAAGCCCTTAATTGAGAGTAGCGCGAATAAAATTGCGGATATTTTTTCTAAAGCGGTGTTGTTTTTAGCCTTTATAAGCTTTTTGTTATGGCAATTTGGTTTGGGGGGTGATTTTGAAAAAGCCTTAATGGTGTGTATTAGCGTGTTAGTCATCAGCTGCCCTTGCGCGTTCGCCTTGGCTACGCCCATTGCGTTAGTGATAGGGGTGTTTAAAAACCCTTTGATCGTGTTTAAAGAAGCGTTGTTTTTAGAAACTCTGGCTAAAGTGAAAAAAATCTTTATAGACAAAACCGGCACGCTCACGCAAAAAGAAGTCCTTTTAAAAGAAAAAATCATTTATGAAGAATTTGATGAAAGGCTTTTAAAGAGCCTTTTAAAAACCAGAGAGCATTTAGCCCATAGCGCAATCCTTAAATCTCTAAATAGCGATGAGGTTAATTTAGAAAAGATAGAGTTTTTCGCTCATGGCCTGAAAGCGAGCTATTGCAATGAAACTTTGCTAGTGGGGAGTTTGAAATTTTTAAACGCTATGGGGGTTAATATAAGGGCTAAAGAGAGCGCTAATATCATGGTAGGCTTTGCGAAAAATAAGACTTTATGCGCGTTATTCATTTTAGAAGAGCGTTTGAAAAATAACGCTAAAGAAGTTATTCAGGCTTTACAAAATCAAGGCTTAGAATTAGAGATTTTAAGCGGGGATAATGAAAGCTCGGTTAAGGAGTGTGCGAAAAAATTAGGGATTTCTAAATATCATGCCCATTTAACCCCTGAAGATAAGGCTCAAACCATCAGCTCTTATAAGGGCGTTTGCGCGATGGTAGGCGATGGCAATAATGACGCGCTAGCCTTAAAACAAGCGAGCGTTTCTTTAGGGTTTGAAAAAAGCGCTTTGAGTAAAAGCGCATGCGATATTTTACTTTTAGAAGAGGATTTGAGCTTGCTGAAAAAAGCGTTTTGTAACGCTCAAAAAGTCTATCAAGTGGTGTTGCAAAACATTGTTTTGAGCTTGATTTATAACGCTATTTTAATCCCAGTCGCTATGCTAGGATACATTAACCCTTTAATAGCGAGTTTGAGTATGAGCGCGAGTTCGCTCTTAGTGGTCTTAAATTCTTTGAGGTTGAAACGCTCTTAA
- a CDS encoding Dam family site-specific DNA-(adenine-N6)-methyltransferase, producing the protein MKKGIRSPFFYVGDKYKLMPQLNKLFPNNINQFIEPFVGGGSVFLNTKAKRYLANDIDTNIINLHKTLSKFNTCELFDELSKIIIHYGLSFSFKGITAPDELKKQYIKTYYAKYNKIAYEKLRADFNSNQSNMLYLYLLLIYGFNHMIRFNSKGLFNLPVGNVDFNENVYNALKNYIDFIQQNTIIFHNDDYIDFLNHTTYLKDDYVYFDPPYLISNSEYNKLWDSNNEIALYGVLDSLDKKGVLFGITNLVYHKGETNFILKEWAKKYYIFNIKSNYISYNDNTIKEYSQEIFVTNYR; encoded by the coding sequence TTGAAAAAAGGTATTCGTTCTCCCTTTTTCTATGTGGGGGATAAATATAAACTTATGCCACAACTCAATAAGCTATTCCCAAATAACATTAATCAATTTATTGAGCCTTTTGTGGGTGGGGGTAGCGTGTTTTTAAACACTAAGGCTAAAAGATACTTAGCTAACGACATAGATACTAATATTATCAATTTACATAAAACTTTAAGCAAGTTCAATACTTGTGAGCTTTTTGATGAATTGTCTAAAATCATCATTCATTATGGCTTGTCTTTCTCTTTTAAGGGGATTACAGCCCCTGATGAATTAAAAAAACAATATATAAAAACTTACTACGCCAAATACAATAAAATAGCTTATGAAAAACTAAGGGCTGATTTTAACTCCAATCAAAGCAACATGCTCTATTTGTATTTACTTTTAATTTATGGGTTTAATCACATGATTAGATTTAATTCTAAAGGGCTTTTTAATTTACCTGTAGGTAATGTAGATTTTAATGAAAATGTTTATAATGCCCTAAAAAACTACATAGATTTTATACAGCAAAACACCATTATTTTTCATAATGATGATTATATTGATTTCCTTAACCACACCACTTATTTAAAAGATGATTATGTTTATTTTGACCCCCCTTATTTAATCTCAAATAGTGAATACAACAAGTTATGGGATAGCAATAATGAGATAGCCTTATATGGTGTTTTAGATAGCCTAGATAAAAAGGGAGTTTTATTTGGTATAACTAATCTTGTTTATCACAAGGGAGAGACTAATTTTATTTTAAAAGAATGGGCTAAAAAATATTATATTTTTAATATCAAAAGTAATTATATTAGTTATAATGATAATACTATTAAGGAATATAGTCAAGAAATCTTTGTAACTAATTATAGGTGA
- a CDS encoding LptF/LptG family permease, translating into MRLFRFVGWYYFKYFLIVLLALELFFVGIDSLKYADKMPDSANMIILFFTYDILFALNYTLPISLLLAMVLFYIAFIKSNQYTALLSIGFSKCQILSPIFLISLFFTAVYVGLNATPFVYMEEKTQNLIYKDNSLSVSEHLLVKYNDDYVYFDKINPLLQKAQNIKVFRLKDKTLESYAEAKEAFFEDKYWILHDTTIYEMPLSFELGNNALNTTRLETFKTLKNFRPKVLDTIYQNKPSVSITDALLSLHALVRQNADTKKVRSFLYVFAILPFFVPFLSVLIAYFSPSLARYENLALLGLKFIIITLVVWGLFFALGKFSISGILIPEIGVLSPFFVFLSLSLWYFKKLNKRL; encoded by the coding sequence GTGCGTTTGTTTAGATTTGTGGGGTGGTATTATTTCAAATACTTTTTAATCGTGCTTTTAGCTTTAGAATTGTTTTTTGTAGGCATTGACAGCCTAAAATACGCCGATAAAATGCCTGATTCTGCGAACATGATTATTTTATTTTTCACCTATGACATCTTATTCGCTCTCAATTACACCTTGCCCATTTCCTTGCTTTTGGCGATGGTTTTATTTTATATCGCATTCATTAAATCCAACCAATACACCGCCCTGCTCTCCATTGGCTTTTCCAAATGCCAGATTTTAAGCCCTATTTTTTTGATTAGCTTGTTTTTCACAGCCGTTTATGTGGGGTTGAACGCGACTCCTTTTGTGTATATGGAGGAAAAAACGCAAAATTTGATTTATAAAGACAATTCTTTGAGCGTCTCAGAGCATTTGTTAGTGAAATATAACGATGATTACGTGTATTTTGATAAGATTAACCCCTTGTTACAAAAAGCCCAAAATATCAAGGTTTTTCGCCTAAAAGACAAGACTTTAGAATCTTACGCTGAAGCTAAAGAAGCTTTTTTTGAAGACAAGTATTGGATCTTGCATGACACCACTATCTATGAGATGCCCTTAAGTTTTGAACTGGGCAACAACGCTTTAAACACCACTCGTTTAGAAACCTTTAAAACGCTCAAAAATTTCCGCCCTAAAGTTTTAGACACCATTTATCAAAACAAGCCCTCGGTTTCTATCACAGACGCTCTTTTATCCTTGCATGCTTTAGTGCGCCAAAACGCAGACACGAAAAAAGTGCGCTCGTTTTTGTATGTGTTTGCGATTTTGCCCTTTTTTGTGCCGTTTTTAAGCGTTTTAATCGCTTATTTTTCGCCCAGTCTCGCCCGCTATGAAAACCTGGCTCTTTTAGGGCTAAAATTTATCATTATCACGCTCGTTGTTTGGGGGCTATTCTTTGCTTTAGGGAAGTTCAGCATTTCAGGGATACTCATTCCTGAAATAGGCGTGCTATCGCCCTTTTTTGTATTCTTATCTCTTAGTCTTTGGTATTTTAAAAAGCTTAATAAGAGATTGTGA
- a CDS encoding tRNA1(Val) (adenine(37)-N6)-methyltransferase gives MDRKLLRLYQPLNAYSYNSDSLFLYDFSRPFIKNSGAILDIGSGCGILGLLCARDNPLASVHLVEKDSKMAFCSQKNALKFPNAQVFEGDFLDFNPPILYDIIVCNPPFYALGSIKSKIKGHARHQSELDFASLAAKVKKCLKPKGYFIFCYEALSLCLVIESLKSVKLTLETLRFVQSFKDKNAHLMLGAARNNSKSALKVLPPLITHHSKNQSDNTKEVLTIYQICNTYSIKALLN, from the coding sequence ATGGATAGAAAACTCTTAAGATTATACCAGCCTTTAAACGCTTATTCTTACAATAGCGATTCGCTTTTTTTATACGATTTTTCACGCCCTTTTATTAAAAATAGCGGCGCGATTTTAGACATAGGATCAGGGTGTGGAATCTTAGGCTTACTCTGTGCCAGAGACAACCCACTAGCGAGCGTTCATTTAGTGGAAAAGGATAGTAAAATGGCGTTTTGTTCCCAAAAAAACGCCCTTAAATTCCCTAACGCTCAAGTGTTTGAGGGCGATTTTTTAGATTTCAACCCTCCGATTTTGTATGATATAATTGTGTGCAACCCTCCTTTTTACGCCTTAGGCTCTATCAAATCTAAAATTAAAGGGCATGCGAGGCACCAGAGCGAATTAGATTTCGCTTCTTTAGCGGCTAAAGTGAAAAAATGCCTAAAACCTAAAGGGTATTTTATTTTTTGCTATGAAGCCTTGTCGCTTTGCTTGGTCATAGAGAGTTTAAAAAGCGTTAAACTCACGCTAGAAACTTTAAGGTTTGTCCAAAGTTTTAAAGACAAAAACGCCCATTTGATGCTTGGAGCGGCTAGGAATAATTCCAAAAGCGCTCTAAAAGTTTTGCCCCCTTTAATCACGCACCATTCCAAAAACCAAAGCGACAACACCAAAGAAGTTCTAACCATCTATCAAATTTGTAACACTTATTCTATCAAAGCGCTTTTGAATTAG
- a CDS encoding bifunctional diaminohydroxyphosphoribosylaminopyrimidine deaminase/5-amino-6-(5-phosphoribosylamino)uracil reductase: MRLYESLLEICLNKAWECQTLALENPSVACMVLDKNHEILSLETHKKAKTPHAEVLAAQSALKILRPSLKNDLEKLEDPKTLSDFLKTHHDNAFTDCVFLITLEPCNSYGKTPACSGLLEILKPKRVVIAAEENEAKKGGLARLQKARIETIICRNLENKAKDLLLPFRVMEQKGRFNLFKLALRMNGDYYHGKITGQKSVIFTHNQRAICDTLIISGKTIRTDNPLLDSRFCDSFYQNKNPNIAILSKRPINPHSKVFSAPNRLVNTFHDPKDLPLEKGFNFIEGGWELFESLRDKIDALLLHSHASMIGEAFSTLALKTPFKGRLLHAQILENEALLWIENS, encoded by the coding sequence ATGAGACTTTATGAGAGTTTATTAGAAATTTGCTTGAATAAGGCGTGGGAGTGTCAAACCCTAGCCCTAGAAAACCCAAGCGTGGCTTGCATGGTGTTAGATAAAAACCATGAGATCTTGAGTTTAGAAACCCACAAAAAAGCCAAAACCCCGCATGCAGAAGTCTTAGCCGCCCAATCAGCGTTAAAGATTTTACGCCCCAGTTTAAAAAACGATTTAGAAAAATTAGAAGACCCTAAAACTTTAAGCGATTTTTTAAAAACGCACCACGATAACGCTTTTACAGACTGCGTTTTTTTAATCACCCTAGAGCCATGCAATTCTTATGGCAAAACCCCGGCATGCAGCGGATTGTTAGAAATTTTAAAACCTAAAAGAGTGGTCATTGCCGCAGAAGAAAACGAAGCTAAAAAAGGGGGTTTAGCAAGGCTACAAAAGGCTCGTATTGAAACAATAATTTGTCGCAATTTAGAAAACAAGGCTAAGGACTTGCTCTTGCCTTTTAGGGTAATGGAACAAAAGGGGCGTTTTAATTTGTTCAAACTCGCTTTAAGGATGAATGGAGATTATTATCATGGCAAGATCACCGGGCAAAAAAGCGTTATTTTCACGCACAACCAGCGAGCAATATGCGACACGCTCATCATTTCTGGGAAAACCATAAGAACGGACAACCCCTTATTAGACTCTCGCTTTTGCGACAGCTTTTATCAAAATAAAAACCCCAATATCGCTATTTTATCCAAGCGTCCAATCAACCCCCATTCAAAAGTTTTTTCTGCGCCTAATCGTTTGGTTAACACTTTCCATGACCCCAAAGATTTACCCCTAGAGAAGGGGTTTAATTTCATTGAAGGGGGGTGGGAATTGTTTGAGAGCTTGAGGGATAAAATAGACGCGTTGCTTTTGCATTCGCATGCGTCTATGATTGGCGAAGCGTTTAGCACGCTCGCTCTAAAAACCCCTTTTAAAGGGCGGTTGTTGCATGCGCAAATCTTAGAAAATGAAGCCCTTTTATGGATAGAAAACTCTTAA
- a CDS encoding outer membrane protein yields MVFNFMTKKKNRMQDCKMVCKNFNRKESVLIAQSLDISKKGSVILGALLSSLWLTNPLNAHEKNGAFVGISLEVGRADQKTNAYKNGELFQVPFGDVSANDDGKVPDGQTGGCQPASGTPGTPGYTKANCVVNWTSRTMLSTNKNIPGRNQPMYGLGVMTGYKHFIGKKRWFGLRYYGFFDYGHTNFSNSRAANAISPFYLSDQKADMYTYGFGTDMLFNIIDKPKATAGFFVGVNFAGNTWTNNRVGYFKDGYVYGVNTDANAYMTNADGTITCGDTTPASCNVGINPNSVYTTGKLNAKVNHTIFQFLVNVGIRTNIFEHHGIEFGIKIPTLPNHFFKGSTTIRAKKQGPLENGQPTTITGAETNFSLTQTLRRQYSMYLRYVYTF; encoded by the coding sequence GTGGTGTTCAATTTTATGACAAAGAAGAAAAATAGAATGCAAGATTGCAAAATGGTTTGTAAAAATTTTAATCGTAAGGAATCTGTTTTGATAGCTCAATCTTTAGATATTTCTAAAAAAGGTTCGGTAATTTTAGGCGCTCTTTTGAGTTCGTTATGGCTGACAAACCCCTTAAATGCCCATGAAAAGAATGGCGCGTTTGTGGGGATTAGCTTGGAAGTGGGTAGGGCTGATCAAAAGACAAACGCTTATAAAAACGGCGAGTTGTTTCAAGTGCCTTTTGGAGACGTTTCGGCTAATGATGATGGCAAAGTTCCTGACGGGCAGACCGGTGGCTGTCAGCCAGCTTCAGGGACGCCAGGAACGCCAGGCTACACTAAAGCTAACTGCGTGGTCAATTGGACTTCGCGCACCATGCTAAGCACCAATAAAAACATTCCTGGCCGTAACCAGCCGATGTATGGGCTAGGCGTGATGACAGGCTATAAGCATTTTATCGGCAAAAAGAGGTGGTTTGGGTTGCGTTATTACGGCTTTTTTGATTATGGGCATACCAATTTCTCTAACTCCAGGGCCGCTAACGCTATATCGCCTTTCTATTTGAGCGATCAAAAAGCAGACATGTATACTTATGGTTTTGGCACAGACATGCTTTTTAACATTATAGATAAGCCTAAAGCCACGGCCGGGTTTTTTGTGGGCGTGAATTTTGCGGGTAACACTTGGACTAATAATCGTGTGGGGTATTTTAAGGACGGGTATGTTTATGGCGTCAATACGGACGCTAACGCTTACATGACTAACGCTGATGGCACGATCACATGCGGGGACACGACGCCGGCGAGTTGTAATGTGGGGATTAACCCTAATAGCGTCTATACCACAGGAAAATTGAACGCTAAGGTGAATCACACGATTTTCCAATTTTTAGTGAATGTGGGCATTAGGACTAATATTTTTGAACACCATGGCATTGAATTTGGTATCAAAATCCCCACGCTCCCTAACCACTTTTTTAAAGGCTCTACTACCATAAGAGCGAAAAAACAAGGCCCGCTAGAGAATGGCCAACCAACCACTATCACCGGAGCAGAAACCAATTTCAGTTTAACCCAAACCTTACGCCGTCAGTATTCTATGTATTTGCGTTATGTTTATACTTTTTAA
- the pth gene encoding aminoacyl-tRNA hydrolase yields MTLLVGLGNPTLRYAHTRHNAGFDILDSLVSELDLSFAFSSKHNACLCVYKDFILLKPQTYMNLSGESVLSAKNFYKTEELLIVHDDLDLPLGVVRFKKGGGNGGHNGLKSIDLLCSNSYYRLRVGISKGIGVIEHVLSKFHKNEEPLKNAVFEHAKNALKFFIESHDFNATQNRFTLKKPLKIES; encoded by the coding sequence ATGACGCTTTTAGTGGGTTTAGGTAACCCTACTTTGCGTTACGCTCACACCAGACACAACGCTGGTTTTGATATTTTAGATTCGCTCGTTAGCGAATTGGATCTTTCTTTCGCTTTTTCTTCCAAACACAACGCTTGTTTGTGCGTTTATAAGGATTTTATCTTACTCAAGCCCCAAACTTACATGAATTTAAGCGGCGAGAGTGTTTTAAGCGCTAAAAATTTTTACAAAACTGAAGAGCTTTTAATTGTCCATGACGACTTGGATTTACCTTTAGGCGTTGTGAGGTTTAAAAAGGGTGGGGGGAATGGAGGGCATAACGGCCTAAAATCCATTGATTTATTGTGTTCTAATTCTTATTACCGCTTGAGGGTGGGGATTTCTAAAGGAATTGGCGTAATTGAGCATGTGCTTTCAAAATTCCACAAAAACGAAGAGCCTTTAAAAAACGCTGTGTTTGAACATGCCAAAAACGCCTTAAAATTTTTTATAGAAAGCCATGATTTTAACGCTACGCAAAATCGTTTCACGCTTAAAAAACCTTTAAAAATAGAAAGTTAA
- a CDS encoding CopD family copper resistance protein, which translates to MDAIYPYVLVVHLLCAIIFIGYLFFDGVIFPNVKKMFGEEFANKANTGIAQRAIKIMPLCVLGLVLTGGMMLSQYMGGDKGWCETPFQKILMLKVILALSIFLLVLFSLSCKFLGKKNPIGKYIHPIALTFGFLIAILAKTMWFV; encoded by the coding sequence ATGGATGCGATTTATCCTTATGTGTTGGTTGTTCATTTATTGTGCGCCATTATTTTTATTGGCTACTTGTTTTTTGATGGGGTCATTTTCCCTAATGTGAAGAAAATGTTTGGCGAAGAGTTTGCCAATAAAGCGAATACAGGAATCGCTCAAAGAGCGATCAAAATCATGCCCTTATGCGTTTTAGGGCTTGTTTTAACAGGGGGCATGATGCTTAGTCAATACATGGGGGGCGATAAAGGCTGGTGTGAAACCCCTTTTCAAAAGATACTCATGCTTAAAGTGATCTTAGCGTTAAGCATTTTTCTTTTGGTGCTTTTTTCTTTATCGTGTAAGTTTTTGGGTAAGAAAAACCCTATTGGTAAATATATCCACCCTATCGCTCTCACTTTTGGTTTTTTAATTGCCATTTTAGCCAAAACGATGTGGTTTGTTTAA
- a CDS encoding 50S ribosomal protein L25/general stress protein Ctc, with protein MLEGVIRESITKANAKALKKDGYLIANVYGKGIENVNGAFKLNPFIKYLKEKKHLIFPVKLGDKTFEVVVQEYQKNPVTNELIHVDLLAVTKGVKSKFKVPVKHQGTPVGLKNKGILMLSKKRISVECAPEHLPDHYLVDVAPLDVNESILVRDLEKHENVKILDHDSIAVIGVIKAK; from the coding sequence ATGTTAGAAGGCGTTATTAGAGAGAGTATTACTAAAGCTAACGCTAAAGCTTTAAAAAAAGATGGCTATCTAATCGCAAATGTTTATGGAAAGGGCATTGAAAATGTGAATGGTGCGTTCAAATTAAACCCTTTCATTAAATACCTTAAGGAAAAAAAGCATTTGATTTTTCCGGTGAAATTAGGGGATAAGACTTTTGAAGTCGTGGTTCAAGAATACCAAAAAAACCCTGTTACTAACGAGCTTATCCATGTGGATTTACTCGCTGTTACTAAGGGCGTGAAGTCTAAGTTTAAAGTCCCGGTTAAACACCAAGGCACTCCAGTGGGCTTGAAAAACAAAGGGATTTTAATGCTCTCTAAAAAGCGTATCAGCGTGGAATGCGCTCCAGAGCATTTGCCCGATCACTATTTAGTGGATGTGGCCCCTTTAGACGTGAATGAGTCTATTTTGGTGCGCGATTTAGAAAAACACGAGAATGTTAAGATTTTAGATCATGATTCTATCGCTGTGATCGGTGTGATTAAAGCGAAGTGA
- a CDS encoding DNA adenine methylase, whose translation MEKFNLKNRRYIGSKTKLIEWVFGNLKLNNIKSVCDIFAGSGVVSGQFATIPNIKNIIINDILFSNEIIYHAFFMGQNADFKALEELREYYTQALKPEENYFSQHFSGKFFSYKDCVKIGSIREHIESLNLDKLNKDILLTSLIYSMDKIANTVGHYEAYRKKEILQDRFIFELINPIKHDKNIMIERKNANELAKTLKMDLVFIDPPYNSRQYSRFYHLYENLVQWKKPKLYGTALKPLCENMSEYCRSNAKKELSDLIEKLDCKRIALTYNNTYNSKSSSSQNKIGFKDLVEILSQKGKLSVKEKAHGFFNSGKTDFKEHKEFLFIVEVKP comes from the coding sequence GTGGAAAAATTTAATCTAAAAAACCGCCGGTATATCGGCTCAAAAACCAAGCTTATAGAGTGGGTATTTGGGAATTTAAAATTAAATAATATCAAAAGCGTGTGCGATATTTTTGCCGGAAGTGGGGTAGTGTCTGGTCAATTTGCCACTATTCCTAACATTAAAAACATTATTATAAATGATATTTTATTTTCTAATGAAATCATTTATCATGCTTTTTTTATGGGGCAAAACGCTGATTTTAAGGCGCTTGAAGAGCTGAGAGAATATTATACTCAAGCTTTAAAGCCAGAAGAAAATTATTTTAGCCAACATTTTAGCGGCAAATTTTTCAGCTATAAAGATTGTGTCAAAATCGGTAGCATTAGAGAGCATATAGAAAGCTTGAATTTAGATAAATTAAACAAAGATATTTTATTAACAAGCCTGATTTATTCAATGGATAAGATAGCTAACACGGTGGGGCATTATGAAGCTTATAGGAAAAAAGAGATTTTGCAAGATAGATTTATTTTTGAGCTTATTAACCCTATAAAGCATGATAAAAATATCATGATAGAGAGAAAAAACGCTAACGAATTGGCTAAAACCTTAAAAATGGACTTAGTCTTTATTGACCCTCCATACAATTCAAGGCAATACAGCCGGTTTTATCATCTCTATGAAAACCTAGTGCAGTGGAAAAAACCCAAACTCTATGGAACAGCTTTAAAACCATTATGCGAGAACATGAGCGAATATTGTCGCTCTAATGCCAAGAAAGAATTAAGCGATTTGATTGAAAAACTAGATTGTAAAAGGATTGCTTTAACCTATAATAATACCTATAATTCTAAGTCTAGCTCTTCGCAAAATAAAATAGGCTTTAAAGATTTAGTGGAAATTTTGAGTCAAAAAGGAAAATTAAGCGTTAAAGAAAAGGCTCATGGTTTTTTTAATTCAGGAAAAACTGATTTTAAAGAGCATAAAGAATTTTTATTTATAGTGGAAGTGAAACCTTGA